In Panicum virgatum strain AP13 chromosome 4N, P.virgatum_v5, whole genome shotgun sequence, a single window of DNA contains:
- the LOC120669894 gene encoding SPX domain-containing membrane protein OsI_21475-like isoform X1: MVNFGKKLMADQIPEWKGYYINYKLMKKKVKQYGQQLQQGEKDRRRVLKDFSKMLDDQIEKIVLFLLEQQGMLASRIEKLGKQRAILQEQPDISGIAELREAYREVGLDLIKLLKFVDLNATGIRKILKKFDKRFGYRFTDYYVTSRSNHPYSQLQQVFKHVGVGAVVGALSRNLAELQERQGSYLSIYDQPSSALKDPIIDMINSSVDKLTRSTNFLRFLGQHALIVHEESPSTAGEEEIEDQKYHFMSLMLNLVNTFLYMVNTYIIVPTADDYSVSLGAASTVCGVVIGSMAVAQIFSSVYFSAWSNKSYFKPLIFSSIVLFLGNVCYAIAYDMKSLTVLIIGRLLCGMGSARAVNRRYISDCVPARIRMQASAGFVSASALGMACGPALAGLLQWKFKIYMVTFNQATLPGWVMAVAWLLYLVWLSISFKEPNRATELNDATQNPASGQRVDIGQLENGLAQPLLTDSENKQNGDEDEEIDDSEEAVEDSRKPATSIGLAYRLLTPSVKVQLLIYFMLKYAMEILLSESSVITNHYFSWNTSAVAIFLAILGLTVLPVNAVVGTYISNMFEDRQLLMVSQIALLVGIIFSFKVTSTYSVAQYVASALITFVSAEVLEGVNLSLLSSVMSSRLSRGTYNGGLLSTEAGTLARVVADCTITAAGYLGVGKLLNITLLPSLVICAASITCTFLTYNSLF; the protein is encoded by the exons ATCGAGAAGATTGTCCTGTTTCTGTTGGAACAACAAGGAATGCTGGCAAGCAGGATAGAGAAATTAGGAAAGCAACGGGCAATACTGCAAGAGCAGCCTGATATATCTGGCATTGCTGAATTGCGAGAAGCTTATAGGGAAGTCGGTCTGGATCTCATCAAACTTCTCAAGTTCGTTGATCTTAATGCAACTGGCATTCGGAAAATCTTGAAGAAGTTTGATAAACGGTTCGGTTACAGATTCACTGATTACTATGTGACTAGTAGATCAAATCACCCCTACTCTCAGCTACAGCAGGTCTTCAAGCATGTG GGTGTAGGAGCTGTTGTAGGAGCCTTGTCACGTAACCTTGCTGAACTACAGGAGCGTCAAGGAAGTTATTTGTCAATTTATGATCAGCCATCTTCTGCTCTTAAG GACCCAATCATTGATATGATAAATTCGTCCGTGGATAAGTTAACACGCTCAACTAATTTTCTTCGATTTTTAGGACAACATGCCCTGATTGTGCATGAGGAGTCTCCTAGCACTGCAGGGGAGGAAGAAATAGAAGATCAAAAATACCATTTCATGTCCCTTATGTTGAACCTGGTGAACACATTCCTTTACATGGTCAACACATACATCATTGTGCCAACTGCAGATGACTACTCAGTGAGCCTTGGGGCTGCTTCCACTGTTTGTGGCGTTGTTATTGGTTCAATGGCTGTGGCACAAATATTTTCTTCGGTTTATTTCAGCGCATGGTCAAACAAGTCATATTTCAAACCACTTATTTTCAGCAGTATTGTTCTTTTCTTGGGGAATGTATGTTATGCAATAGCATATGATATGAAGTCCCTTACAGTCCTTATTATCGGCCGTCTACTCTGTGG GATGGGTTCTGCAAGAGCTGTAAATCGCCGGTATATTAGTGATTGTGTCCCTGCAAGGATACGCATGCAAGCTTCGGCAGGATTTGTTAGCGCAAGTGCACTTGGCATGGCCTGTGGGCCAGCACTAGCTGGTCTACTTCAGTGGAAATTTAAGATCTACATGGTTACCTTTAACCAAGCAACCCTACCTGGTTGGGTGATGGCGGTTGCATGGCTGTTGTATTTAGTCTGGCTATCGatctcgttcaaggaaccaaacCGTGCTACTGAGCTGAATGATGCCACACAAAATCCTGCTTCTG GACAAAGGGTGGATATTGGGCAACTGGAAAATGGACTTGCACAACCGCTGCTCACAGACTccgaaaataaacaaaatggagatgaagatgaagaaatTGATGATAGTGAAGAAGCTGTAGAAGATTCTCGCAAGCCTGCAACATCAATTGGCTTGGCATACAGATTGCTTACTCCATCAGTAAAG GTTCAATTGTTGATATACTTCATGCTCAAATACGCAATGGAAATTTTACTTTCAGAGTCCAGTGTTATCACTAATCACTATTTCAGTTGGAACACAAGCGCAGTGGCAATATTTCTAGCAATCCTTGGGTTAACAGTCCTTCCTGTTAATGCCGTTGTTGGAACATACATCAGCAATATGTTTGAGGACAG GCAACTCCTGATGGTATCCCAAATTGCATTGCTAGTAGGCATTATTTTCAGCTTCAAAGTTACGAGCACGTACTCTGTCGCCCAGTATGTTGCCTCAGCACTCATCACGTTTGTTTCTGCTGAAGTTCTTGAAG GCGTGAACCTCTCGCTCCTATCAAGCGTGATGTCGTCCCGCCTCTCCCGTGGCACCTACAATGGTGGGCTTCTCTCGACGGAGGCCGGGACCTTGGCGAGGGTGGTCGCCGACTGCACCATCACCGCCGCAGGGTACCTGGGCGTGGGGAAGCTCCTAAACATCACCCTGCTGCCGTCCCTTGTGATCTGCGCAGCGTCCATCACGTGCACCTTCCTGACGTACAACTCGCTCTTCTAA
- the LOC120669894 gene encoding SPX domain-containing membrane protein OsI_21475-like isoform X2 — MIEKIVLFLLEQQGMLASRIEKLGKQRAILQEQPDISGIAELREAYREVGLDLIKLLKFVDLNATGIRKILKKFDKRFGYRFTDYYVTSRSNHPYSQLQQVFKHVGVGAVVGALSRNLAELQERQGSYLSIYDQPSSALKDPIIDMINSSVDKLTRSTNFLRFLGQHALIVHEESPSTAGEEEIEDQKYHFMSLMLNLVNTFLYMVNTYIIVPTADDYSVSLGAASTVCGVVIGSMAVAQIFSSVYFSAWSNKSYFKPLIFSSIVLFLGNVCYAIAYDMKSLTVLIIGRLLCGMGSARAVNRRYISDCVPARIRMQASAGFVSASALGMACGPALAGLLQWKFKIYMVTFNQATLPGWVMAVAWLLYLVWLSISFKEPNRATELNDATQNPASGQRVDIGQLENGLAQPLLTDSENKQNGDEDEEIDDSEEAVEDSRKPATSIGLAYRLLTPSVKVQLLIYFMLKYAMEILLSESSVITNHYFSWNTSAVAIFLAILGLTVLPVNAVVGTYISNMFEDRQLLMVSQIALLVGIIFSFKVTSTYSVAQYVASALITFVSAEVLEGVNLSLLSSVMSSRLSRGTYNGGLLSTEAGTLARVVADCTITAAGYLGVGKLLNITLLPSLVICAASITCTFLTYNSLF; from the exons ATCGAGAAGATTGTCCTGTTTCTGTTGGAACAACAAGGAATGCTGGCAAGCAGGATAGAGAAATTAGGAAAGCAACGGGCAATACTGCAAGAGCAGCCTGATATATCTGGCATTGCTGAATTGCGAGAAGCTTATAGGGAAGTCGGTCTGGATCTCATCAAACTTCTCAAGTTCGTTGATCTTAATGCAACTGGCATTCGGAAAATCTTGAAGAAGTTTGATAAACGGTTCGGTTACAGATTCACTGATTACTATGTGACTAGTAGATCAAATCACCCCTACTCTCAGCTACAGCAGGTCTTCAAGCATGTG GGTGTAGGAGCTGTTGTAGGAGCCTTGTCACGTAACCTTGCTGAACTACAGGAGCGTCAAGGAAGTTATTTGTCAATTTATGATCAGCCATCTTCTGCTCTTAAG GACCCAATCATTGATATGATAAATTCGTCCGTGGATAAGTTAACACGCTCAACTAATTTTCTTCGATTTTTAGGACAACATGCCCTGATTGTGCATGAGGAGTCTCCTAGCACTGCAGGGGAGGAAGAAATAGAAGATCAAAAATACCATTTCATGTCCCTTATGTTGAACCTGGTGAACACATTCCTTTACATGGTCAACACATACATCATTGTGCCAACTGCAGATGACTACTCAGTGAGCCTTGGGGCTGCTTCCACTGTTTGTGGCGTTGTTATTGGTTCAATGGCTGTGGCACAAATATTTTCTTCGGTTTATTTCAGCGCATGGTCAAACAAGTCATATTTCAAACCACTTATTTTCAGCAGTATTGTTCTTTTCTTGGGGAATGTATGTTATGCAATAGCATATGATATGAAGTCCCTTACAGTCCTTATTATCGGCCGTCTACTCTGTGG GATGGGTTCTGCAAGAGCTGTAAATCGCCGGTATATTAGTGATTGTGTCCCTGCAAGGATACGCATGCAAGCTTCGGCAGGATTTGTTAGCGCAAGTGCACTTGGCATGGCCTGTGGGCCAGCACTAGCTGGTCTACTTCAGTGGAAATTTAAGATCTACATGGTTACCTTTAACCAAGCAACCCTACCTGGTTGGGTGATGGCGGTTGCATGGCTGTTGTATTTAGTCTGGCTATCGatctcgttcaaggaaccaaacCGTGCTACTGAGCTGAATGATGCCACACAAAATCCTGCTTCTG GACAAAGGGTGGATATTGGGCAACTGGAAAATGGACTTGCACAACCGCTGCTCACAGACTccgaaaataaacaaaatggagatgaagatgaagaaatTGATGATAGTGAAGAAGCTGTAGAAGATTCTCGCAAGCCTGCAACATCAATTGGCTTGGCATACAGATTGCTTACTCCATCAGTAAAG GTTCAATTGTTGATATACTTCATGCTCAAATACGCAATGGAAATTTTACTTTCAGAGTCCAGTGTTATCACTAATCACTATTTCAGTTGGAACACAAGCGCAGTGGCAATATTTCTAGCAATCCTTGGGTTAACAGTCCTTCCTGTTAATGCCGTTGTTGGAACATACATCAGCAATATGTTTGAGGACAG GCAACTCCTGATGGTATCCCAAATTGCATTGCTAGTAGGCATTATTTTCAGCTTCAAAGTTACGAGCACGTACTCTGTCGCCCAGTATGTTGCCTCAGCACTCATCACGTTTGTTTCTGCTGAAGTTCTTGAAG GCGTGAACCTCTCGCTCCTATCAAGCGTGATGTCGTCCCGCCTCTCCCGTGGCACCTACAATGGTGGGCTTCTCTCGACGGAGGCCGGGACCTTGGCGAGGGTGGTCGCCGACTGCACCATCACCGCCGCAGGGTACCTGGGCGTGGGGAAGCTCCTAAACATCACCCTGCTGCCGTCCCTTGTGATCTGCGCAGCGTCCATCACGTGCACCTTCCTGACGTACAACTCGCTCTTCTAA